A genomic stretch from Pirellulaceae bacterium includes:
- a CDS encoding gamma-glutamylcyclotransferase, with amino-acid sequence MNRPNSIFVYGTLKRGECRENAWPLPSRKVAAARVRAEMYDLGPYPAIISGDDWVLGERWEFAPQDLLATLKVLDEIEGYRNRADDLYQRQIVSCWGGSGVSAEIIGVGKPTVVAAYAYFFSEAEHLKRVAHRIIPHGNVCQWGR; translated from the coding sequence TTGAATCGACCGAATTCCATTTTCGTCTATGGAACCTTGAAGCGGGGGGAGTGCCGCGAAAACGCTTGGCCGTTGCCGTCTCGGAAGGTCGCTGCGGCCCGAGTTCGGGCTGAAATGTACGATCTGGGCCCCTATCCGGCGATCATCAGCGGAGATGACTGGGTGTTGGGTGAGCGCTGGGAGTTTGCGCCTCAGGACCTTCTTGCCACGCTGAAGGTGCTCGATGAAATCGAAGGTTATCGGAATCGTGCAGACGATCTCTATCAACGCCAGATCGTTTCTTGTTGGGGCGGTTCTGGGGTGAGTGCCGAAATCATCGGTGTTGGCAAGCCGACGGTCGTTGCTGCTTACGCCTACTTTTTTTCGGAAGCGGAGCATTTAAAACGCGTGGCCCACCGAATTATTCCACACGGCAACGTGTGTCAATGGGGCCGTTGA